Proteins encoded together in one Sceloporus undulatus isolate JIND9_A2432 ecotype Alabama chromosome 4, SceUnd_v1.1, whole genome shotgun sequence window:
- the ARMC1 gene encoding armadillo repeat-containing protein 1 → MNSTMNEEPDALSVVNQLRDLAADPLNRRAIVQDQGCLPGLILFLDHPNPPVVHSALLALRYLAECRANREKMKSELGMMLSLQTVVQKTTTPGETKLLASEIYDILQSSSMSDIDNVNEMNSRRRKAQFFLGSTNKRAKTVVLHIDGLDDSSRRNLCEEALLKIKGVISFTFQMAVQRCVVRIRSDLKAEALATAIASTKVMKAQQVVKGESGEEMLVPFQDTPVEVEQNTDLPEYLPEDESPSKEQDKAVSRVGSHPEGAASWLSTAANFLSRSFYW, encoded by the exons ATGAACAGCACAATGAACGAGGAACCTGATGCGTTGTCTGTAGTTAACCAGCTGCGGGATCTGGCAGCTGATCCTTTAAATAGAAGAGCGATTGTCCAAGATCAAGGATGTCTACCAggccttattttatttttggaccaCCCCAACCCTCCAGTTGTCCATTCAGCACTACTA GCTCTTCGCTATTTAGCAGAATGTCGTGCCAATAGAGAGAAAATGAAGAGTGAGCTGGGTATGATGCTAAGCTTACAGACAGTTGTACAAAA GACCACAACACCAGGGGAGACAAAATTGTTAGCTTCTGAGATCTATGATATTCTTCAGTCTTCCAGCATGTCTGACATTGACAATGTGAATGAGATGAATTCTCGACGTCGGAAAGCTCAGTTTTTCCTGGGAAGTACAAATAAACGTGCCAAAACAGTGGTTTTACACATAGATGGCCTTGATGATTCG tCTCGGAGAAACTTGTGTGAAGAGGCCTTGTTGAAAATCAAGGGGGTCATCAGTTTCACGTTTCAGATGGCCGTTCAAAGATGTGTAGTCAGAATCAGATCAGATTTGAAAGCAGAG GCACTGGCAACAGCAATAGCATCTACCAAAGTTATGAAAGCCCAGCAAGTTGTAAAAGGTGAAAGTGGAGAAGAG ATGCTGGTTCCATTCCAAGATACGCCGGTAGAAGTGGAACAGAACACTGACCTCCCTGAGTATTTGCCAGAAGACGAAAGCCCTTCCAAAGAGCAAGACAAAGCAGTGTCCCGTGTTGGGTCGCATCCAGAAGGTGCAGCCAGCTGGCTGAGCACAGCTGCAAACTTTCTTTCTAGGTCTTTTTATTGGTGA